CCCTCTTTTACTAGTTTTACCTTTAAATCGCTCCAATATCTTTTAGCGATGCTGCTCCCGGTCAAAATTTCAACTGCATCAATAACCGAAAACCACCATTCATTATTATGGATAGCCCTTCTGACTTGCTTGCCTTTAAATATGGCTATTTTTTCATTTTTGTCCATGAACATATTATACAATATACTGCTAAAACAAAACAACCCTAAAATGTTCAGAGTTGTTTTAATAAGTCAAAAATTCTATTTTTCTTTCTCGAGAAGTAAATACTAATTATTTTACTCCTTCCAATCCATCTCCCGGTCATATTCACCTTTAGCCGCCGCGCCTTTCATCTTGGCTCGGTGTAAAAGCTTGTCTTGCGCCGCTTTTTTATTTTCTTCCTTCCCTTCCCAGGCTTTAAGGGCGCTATCCTGCAGGGCCCGGCCGTAAGAAAAAGAAATCTTCCAGGGGTGGGGGCCTTTTTGGTTAATGGCGTGAAGGTTCATGGTCGCTTCAATTTCCGACTGGCCGCCGGAAAGAAAAGCTACGCCGGGCAGGTTCTTGGGCAAATGCTTATTAAAAATTCTCAAAGTCGCTTCAGCGATTTCTTCCGGGTGGGCAAACTCGCCCGAATCCTTGGCCGGTAAGACCATGTTCGGTTTTAAAATTATCCCTTCCATTGCTACGCCGGCCTTTTCCAATTCCCGAAACACGGCTTCCAAAACTTTCTCGCTTTCTTCTTCGCACCGCTTAAGGCTATGAACGCCTTCCATTAATACTTCCGGTTCGACAATCGGCACTAATCCGGAATGCTGGCAGGCTAGGGCATAAGCCGCCAGATCTTTAGCATTTCTCTCAATATTCGCGTCAGTCGGCGTATTATCGCCGATAACGTAAACGGCCCGCCACTTGGCAAAATGAGCGCCCAATTCGGCATATTCTTTTAAACGGATTTCTAAATCATCCAAACCCTTGGTCTTTTTTTCTTCCGGCGAATCCGGCATCGGTTCTAAGCCCTTATCCACCTTAATACCGGGCAGGATTCCGACTTCTTTTAATACGGAAACAAAAGGCCTTCCGTCCGAAGCCTTTTGCCGGAAAGTCTCGTCAAATAAAATGACGCCGGAAATATGGTCGGATAAGCCCGGCGTGGTAAAAAGCATCTCACGGTAAGCCCGGCGGGTATCTTCGGTAGAGGACACGTTAATTTTAGCCAATCTTTTTTCAATAGTGGCCGTACTTTCATCCGCGGCCAGTATTCCCTTGCCGTGAGCCACCATGGCTTTGGCGGTTTGGTTTAACTTTTGAATTTTTTGTGGATCCAACATAGATTGAATTTTCAATTTACAATAATCAATTATCAATTAAATTGAAAATTGTAAATTGATAATTGAAAATTATTTCTTTACTTATTTATGATGATAAGTGGTTATATAACGGATAGTCCCGGACATCCCGCGCATGACGATGGAATGAGTGATGATGGCTCGATCGGTAACTTGCACGCCTTTTAATATCGGCCCGTCGATTACGCCGGTAGCGGTAAAAGTCAATTGCTTTCCTTTGGCCAAATCTTCCGTCCGGTAAATTCTTTTGGTTGTGAGTCCGGCTTTTTTTATTTGCGCCGCCTGCTTTTCGCTTTGCGGCTTAAAGCGGGCCTGAATTTCTCCGCCTAGAATTTTGATGGCGGCGGCGGCCAAAACCGCTTCGGTTGAGGATCCGACTCCTAAGAGCAGGTCAACGCCTGATTCCGGCATCGAAGGAGCAATTCCTCCGGCCACGTCCCCGTCGGTAATAAGCCGAACCCGGGCACCAACTTTCCTGACCTGGCTTATCAGGTCCTGGTGGCGTTCGCGGTCAAGAATACAGACCGTAATATCGCCCACTTTCTTATCCAGGGCTCTGGCGGTTTTTCTTATATTCACTTCAACCGGAGCATCCAGTTTTATGACTTTGGCGGCTTTCGGCCCGGCG
This genomic interval from Patescibacteria group bacterium contains the following:
- a CDS encoding class I fructose-bisphosphate aldolase, coding for MLDPQKIQKLNQTAKAMVAHGKGILAADESTATIEKRLAKINVSSTEDTRRAYREMLFTTPGLSDHISGVILFDETFRQKASDGRPFVSVLKEVGILPGIKVDKGLEPMPDSPEEKKTKGLDDLEIRLKEYAELGAHFAKWRAVYVIGDNTPTDANIERNAKDLAAYALACQHSGLVPIVEPEVLMEGVHSLKRCEEESEKVLEAVFRELEKAGVAMEGIILKPNMVLPAKDSGEFAHPEEIAEATLRIFNKHLPKNLPGVAFLSGGQSEIEATMNLHAINQKGPHPWKISFSYGRALQDSALKAWEGKEENKKAAQDKLLHRAKMKGAAAKGEYDREMDWKE
- the glpX gene encoding class II fructose-bisphosphatase — encoded protein: MDRNLALEFVRVTEAAAIAAAKWIGRGEGKKADGAAVDEMRDRFNQIDFRGKVVIGEGAKDEAPELYTGEIVGRGKKPVMDLAIDPLECTDSVAFGRYNAITVITAGAPRSLLSAPDSYMEKIAAGPKAAKVIKLDAPVEVNIRKTARALDKKVGDITVCILDRERHQDLISQVRKVGARVRLITDGDVAGGIAPSMPESGVDLLLGVGSSTEAVLAAAAIKILGGEIQARFKPQSEKQAAQIKKAGLTTKRIYRTEDLAKGKQLTFTATGVIDGPILKGVQVTDRAIITHSIVMRGMSGTIRYITTYHHK